A stretch of the Capsicum annuum cultivar UCD-10X-F1 chromosome 10, UCD10Xv1.1, whole genome shotgun sequence genome encodes the following:
- the LOC107845473 gene encoding external alternative NAD(P)H-ubiquinone oxidoreductase B1, mitochondrial produces the protein MRGLTYLSKALHSHSSYSKLLVLCSVSTGGLLVYAESNVESGKQVVEKNQPESKKKKVVVLGTGWGGTSFLKDLDISSYDVQVVSPRNYFAFTPLLPSVTCGTVEARSIVEPVRNIIKKRSGEIQFWEAECLKIDPENREVFCRSGIRDNLAGHNDFSLQYDYLVIAVGAQANTFNTPGVMEHCHFLKEVEDAQRIRRTVIDCFEKAVIPGLSEEERRTNLHFVIVGGGPTGVEFAAELHDFVHEDLVKIYPSVKDFVKVTVIQSGDHILNTFDERISSFAEQKFQRDGIEVLTGCRVISVSDHFINVKVKSTGEHVEVPYGMVVWSTGIGTRPFVKDFMRQVGQENRRILATDEWLRVKGCGNVYAIGDCASVDQRKVMEDISSIFKAADKDDSGTLSIEEFRDVVEDIIIRYPQVDLYLKNKHLLEVKDLFRDSEGNVRKEVDIEDFKLALSQVDSQMKSLPATAQVASQQGAYLARCLNRWDQCKSNPEGPRRFKSSGRHEFLPFGYRHLGQFAPLGGDQAAAELPGDWVSMGHSTQWLWYSVYASKQVSWRTRYLVVGDWVRRYIFGRDSSRI, from the exons ATGAGGGGTCTCACATATTTAAGCAAAGCTCTTCATAGCCATTCTTCTTACTCTAAACTTCTGGTTCTTTGTTCTGTCAG TACTGGAGGTCTATTGGTATATGCAGAATCAAATGTAGAGAGTGGAAAACAAGTTGTTGAAAAGAATCAACCAGAgtcgaagaagaaaaaagtagtGGTGCTTGGAACAGGATGGGGTGGTACAAGCTTCCTAAAAGATCTTGATATTTCTTCCTATGATGTTCAAGTGGTTTCCCCACGGAACTATTTTGCATTTACACCACTGTTACCTAGTGTCACATGTGGAACAGTTGAGGCACGAAGCATTGTAGAGCCGGTTAGGAACATAATAAAGAAG AGAAGTGGAGAAATTCAATTCTGGGAAGCAGAATGTCTAAAGATTGATCCAGAAAATCGTGAAGTATTTTGCCGTTCTGGTATCAGGGATAATCTGGCGGGACATAATGATTTCTCCCTACAATATGACTATTTGGTTATTGCAGTAGGAGCTCAAGCAAATACGTTTAACACACCAGGTGTAATGGAACATTGCCACTTTCTGAAG GAAGTTGAAGATGCTCAAAGGATACGGAGGACAGTAATAGATTGTTTTGAGAAAGCTGTCATTCCCGGCCTAAGTGAAGAAGAGCGAAGGACCAACCTCCATTTTGTTATAGTTGGAGGGGGTCCAACTGGAGTGGAATTTGCTGCGGAGCTACACGACTTTGTTCATGAGGATTTAGTAAAAATATACCCTTCAGTTAAGGATTTTGTGAAGGTGACGGTTATCCAGTCCGGAGATCATATCCTGAATAC ATTTGATGAAAGAATAAGCTCATTTGCTGAACAGAAATTTCAAAGAGATGGAATTGAGGTTTTGACAGGTTGCCGTGTCATTAGTGTCTCTGATCATTTCATCAACGTGAAAGTAAAATCTACAGGAGAACACGTTGAAGTACCCTACGGGATGGTTGTATGGTCAACTGGAATTGGTACCCGCCCATTTGTGAAGGATTTTATGAGACAAGTTGGCCAG GAAAACAGACGTATTCTAGCAACTGATGAATGGTTGCGAGTAAAGGGCTGTGGTAACGTGTACGCAATAGGTGATTGTGCATCTGTAGATCAGCGTAAAGTAATG GAAGATATTTCATCCATTTTTAAAGCTGCGGATAAGGATGATTCTGGAACTTTATCCATCGAGGAATTCCGTGATGTTGTGGAAGACATAATTATCCGTTATCCTCAAGTGGACTTGTATCTGAAGAACAAACATTTGTTAGAGGTGAAAGACTTATTCAGGGATTCGGAGGGAAATGTAAGAAAGGAGGTAGATATCGAAGATTTTAAGTTGGCCCTTTCTCAGGTAGATTCACAGATGAAAAGTCTACCTGCCACTGCTCAG GTTGCTTCTCAACAAGGTGCATATCTAGCTAGATGCTTAAACCGCTGGGATCAATGCAAAAGTAATCCGGAAGGCCCTCGCCGTTTTAAAAGTTCTGGCCGTCATGAATTTCTACCCTTTGG GTATCGCCATTTAGGGCAATTTGCCCCTTTAGGTGGAGATCAAGCAGCTGCAGAACTGCCTGGAGACTGGGTTTCAATGGGCCATAGCACACAGTGGCTATGGTACTCTGTGTATGCAAG CAAGCAAGTTAGCTGGCGCACGAGGTACTTAGTGGTCGGTGATTGGGTAAGAAGATATATTTTCGGAAGAGACTCAAGCCGGATTTAA